One stretch of Amycolatopsis sp. NBC_00345 DNA includes these proteins:
- a CDS encoding helix-turn-helix transcriptional regulator has protein sequence MSSCLSRPGKSGPTTASPPGSCPARRAIVLARAGRDPAVAVHQAELALADPGCVRRPGCVLDALTTLVLAGELTTADRAVARLGHCDHPDREVLDRGTLIRARTARWRGDLDTAGELYDHLRHRPIGPALHPVIVAETAELLVSRGRPAEAGALLAEPGSDVRNGPELRCARGLIAMADGNFRAALAEHLAAGRQFTAHGVVNPAVSPWRRRAAWCARAGGDAELAAELARKEHEAALAWGEPRVVGEALAAVALLAGDGHEIDLLGEAAELLEVGEAAIEAGEARYELGRWLLRTGQRAFARVQFTKAAAGFQGAGSRHRAARAEEALRGLDPWPGAALTPTELKVAFLALANFRNQDIAAKQFLAVRTVEFHLSQVYRKLGVRGRDELRFHLLDQEWLPAG, from the coding sequence GTGTCGTCCTGTCTTTCGCGGCCCGGGAAATCCGGTCCGACCACGGCATCGCCGCCCGGCTCGTGCCCGGCGCGGCGGGCGATCGTGCTGGCCCGCGCCGGCCGGGACCCGGCGGTCGCGGTCCACCAGGCCGAGCTGGCGCTGGCCGACCCCGGCTGCGTCCGGCGGCCCGGCTGTGTCCTCGACGCGCTCACCACCCTGGTGCTGGCCGGGGAGCTGACCACCGCCGACCGCGCGGTGGCCCGGCTCGGCCACTGCGACCACCCGGACCGCGAAGTGCTCGACCGGGGCACGCTCATCCGCGCCCGCACCGCCCGGTGGCGTGGTGATCTGGACACTGCGGGAGAGCTCTACGACCACCTCCGGCACCGGCCGATCGGGCCGGCACTGCACCCGGTGATCGTGGCCGAAACCGCCGAACTGCTGGTCAGCCGCGGTCGGCCGGCCGAAGCGGGCGCGCTGCTCGCCGAGCCGGGCAGCGACGTCCGGAACGGGCCGGAGCTGCGGTGCGCCCGTGGGCTGATCGCGATGGCGGACGGGAACTTCCGCGCCGCGCTGGCCGAGCACCTGGCCGCCGGGCGGCAGTTCACCGCGCACGGGGTGGTCAATCCCGCGGTGTCCCCGTGGCGGCGGCGGGCGGCGTGGTGCGCCCGTGCCGGTGGTGACGCGGAACTGGCGGCGGAGCTGGCCCGTAAGGAGCACGAAGCCGCGCTGGCCTGGGGCGAACCCAGGGTGGTGGGGGAGGCGCTGGCCGCCGTCGCGCTGCTGGCCGGCGACGGGCACGAGATCGACTTGCTCGGCGAGGCCGCCGAGCTGCTGGAAGTCGGCGAAGCGGCGATCGAGGCGGGCGAGGCCCGTTACGAACTCGGCCGGTGGCTGCTGCGGACCGGGCAGCGCGCGTTCGCCCGCGTGCAGTTCACCAAGGCCGCCGCGGGATTCCAGGGCGCCGGGAGCCGGCATCGCGCGGCGCGGGCCGAAGAGGCGTTGCGCGGGCTCGATCCGTGGCCCGGCGCGGCACTGACCCCGACCGAGCTGAAGGTCGCCTTTCTCGCCCTGGCCAACTTCCGCAACCAGGACATCGCGGCAAAGCAGTTCCTCGCCGTGCGCACGGTCGAGTTCCACCTTTCGCAGGTCTACCGCAAGCTCGGCGTGCGAGGTCGGGACGAACTCCGTTTCCACCTGCTCGATCAGGAATGGCTGCCGGCCGGGTGA
- a CDS encoding kinase, whose protein sequence is MAQAGEPRLVMLRGPSGSGKTTTAMALRRRWGRGTGLVSQDTVRREILRERDIPGGVNIGLIDTICRHTLGAGYDVIVEGILPAARYGPMLHRLIAEHGGPVVVCFFEVPFEETVRRHGTRQQAAEFTAADMRGWYLPDDRLGAPGELTIGPALTVEDTVDRIVGAVPEPGRGASA, encoded by the coding sequence GTGGCTCAGGCGGGGGAACCGCGGCTGGTGATGTTGCGCGGCCCGTCCGGGAGTGGCAAGACCACGACCGCGATGGCGCTGCGCCGGCGGTGGGGGCGTGGGACGGGTCTGGTTTCCCAGGACACGGTGCGGCGGGAGATCCTGCGCGAGCGCGACATTCCCGGCGGGGTGAACATCGGCCTGATCGACACGATCTGCCGCCACACCCTCGGTGCCGGTTATGACGTGATCGTCGAGGGCATCCTGCCGGCCGCGCGGTACGGGCCGATGCTGCACCGCCTGATCGCCGAGCACGGTGGCCCGGTCGTGGTGTGCTTCTTCGAGGTGCCGTTCGAGGAGACCGTCCGACGGCACGGAACTCGGCAGCAAGCGGCCGAGTTCACCGCGGCGGACATGCGCGGCTGGTACCTCCCCGACGACCGCCTCGGTGCCCCGGGCGAGCTGACGATCGGGCCGGCCTTGACCGTGGAAGACACGGTGGACCGCATCGTCGGCGCGGTTCCGGAGCCGGGTCGGGGAGCATCGGCTTGA
- a CDS encoding cysteine/serine endopeptidase inhibitor: MKTLLKAAGAVASAAALTLAVGGTAGASPATSGSATYYTDAGYGACGTQINASTDMLVAAPAALWTTPNPNNDPLCTKSIRVTYNGTTITVPIKDKCPTCEPTKIDLSLPAFGQLADPNLGIIQLDWEIQ, encoded by the coding sequence ATGAAGACCTTGCTGAAAGCCGCCGGCGCGGTCGCGTCCGCGGCCGCCCTCACCCTCGCCGTCGGCGGGACCGCCGGCGCGAGCCCCGCCACCAGCGGGAGCGCCACCTACTACACCGACGCGGGTTACGGCGCCTGCGGAACACAGATCAACGCGAGCACGGACATGCTGGTCGCCGCACCGGCCGCGCTCTGGACCACGCCGAACCCGAACAACGACCCGCTGTGCACCAAGTCGATCCGGGTCACCTACAACGGCACGACGATCACCGTGCCGATCAAGGACAAGTGCCCGACCTGCGAGCCCACCAAGATCGACCTGAGCCTGCCCGCCTTCGGCCAGCTGGCCGACCCGAACCTCGGGATCATCCAGCTGGACTGGGAAATCCAGTAG
- a CDS encoding LuxR C-terminal-related transcriptional regulator — protein MSSTGREKPAGAGPASGLPYAPGGAAAARAAAAAPPERDHALRATAMANSGEDRDQVIREAVFVLRSPGRHDVLSFWHAAVALVHAGETGLAGEHCDRVLAVRGADTAGALGEFAFALRGRLAWLRGDPAAAAEILDQALERGPGPRPRDLLVAWSTAAHVSRGDLDTAYRRILDHVCGESFAHSEDKAELLAALGELELAAERHDVARTAFLECGRLLTERGVRNPAVAPWRSRAALCARASGRHRLASVLADRELRLARRWPDPRTLGVAIHAHAVVQGRTSGEAREAADTLARGPATEDLLRARYDLAHFLSAEQQCPQAAAMLGEIRDLARKAGYPAWAARAETAVHRLARQAGDRLTGQQRKIAELARSGMSNRSIAEQQFLTVRTVEFHLSSVYRKLGVAGRRELATLPVPLP, from the coding sequence TTGTCGTCGACGGGGAGGGAAAAGCCAGCGGGTGCCGGCCCGGCGTCCGGGCTGCCTTACGCACCGGGTGGCGCCGCCGCCGCGCGGGCTGCCGCCGCGGCGCCGCCCGAACGCGACCACGCGCTGCGCGCGACCGCGATGGCCAACAGCGGCGAGGACCGGGACCAGGTGATCCGCGAGGCAGTCTTCGTGCTGCGCTCGCCGGGCCGGCACGACGTGCTGTCTTTCTGGCACGCCGCGGTGGCGCTCGTGCACGCCGGGGAGACCGGCCTCGCCGGGGAGCACTGCGACCGGGTGCTTGCCGTGCGGGGCGCGGACACCGCCGGGGCGCTGGGGGAATTCGCCTTCGCGCTGCGGGGCCGGCTGGCCTGGCTGCGGGGCGATCCCGCCGCGGCGGCGGAAATCCTGGACCAGGCGCTCGAACGCGGTCCCGGACCGCGGCCGCGGGATCTGCTCGTGGCGTGGTCGACGGCCGCGCACGTCAGCCGGGGCGATCTCGACACGGCGTACCGCCGGATCCTCGACCACGTCTGCGGCGAGTCCTTCGCCCACAGCGAGGACAAGGCCGAACTGCTTGCAGCCCTGGGAGAACTGGAACTGGCGGCGGAACGCCACGACGTGGCCAGGACGGCGTTCCTCGAATGCGGCCGGCTGCTCACCGAGCGCGGGGTGCGGAATCCGGCCGTCGCCCCGTGGCGGTCCCGGGCCGCGTTGTGCGCCCGCGCGTCCGGACGGCACCGGCTGGCCTCGGTGCTCGCCGACCGTGAGCTGAGGCTGGCCCGCCGCTGGCCGGATCCGCGGACGCTCGGCGTGGCGATCCACGCGCACGCCGTGGTGCAGGGCCGGACCTCCGGCGAGGCCCGCGAAGCCGCGGACACGCTCGCCCGGGGCCCGGCCACGGAAGACCTGCTCCGTGCGCGCTACGACCTGGCGCACTTCCTCAGCGCCGAGCAGCAGTGCCCGCAGGCCGCCGCGATGCTCGGCGAGATACGGGATCTCGCCCGCAAGGCGGGTTACCCGGCCTGGGCCGCACGCGCGGAAACCGCGGTGCACCGGCTCGCCCGCCAAGCCGGCGACCGGCTGACCGGGCAGCAGCGCAAGATCGCGGAGCTGGCCCGGTCCGGGATGAGCAACCGCAGCATCGCCGAGCAGCAGTTCCTCACCGTGCGCACGGTGGAGTTCCACCTCTCGAGCGTCTACCGCAAGCTCGGTGTGGCCGGCCGGCGCGAGCTGGCCACCCTGCCCGTGCCGCTGCCCTGA
- a CDS encoding thaumatin family protein yields the protein MRRALFPALAALAAAALMAASGASAGTTAIAADGPTVTFVNQSGETLWIGSTVNADGSENLSGLPVIEDGQQATVTVPAADQHWRGKFFGRQGCTGDSGSSFHCAIGDCGPDAGGCATGEQPASLAEFNFDPQDQLAPWYDVSYVNAVSLPITIDPAGGGARSPSAECEPVGCPDPLLQYCPPENLTKDGSGKPVLCTSPNRDAKTPYSDAISSHCPKAYAWSKQDTEGGNQTVRQCRGCSGFTVTFHPGV from the coding sequence ATGCGCAGAGCCCTCTTCCCGGCGCTGGCCGCCCTCGCGGCCGCCGCGCTGATGGCCGCAAGCGGAGCGTCGGCCGGCACGACGGCGATCGCCGCGGACGGTCCCACCGTCACCTTCGTCAACCAGAGCGGCGAAACGCTCTGGATCGGCAGCACGGTCAACGCCGACGGCTCGGAGAACCTGAGCGGACTGCCGGTCATCGAGGACGGCCAGCAGGCCACGGTCACCGTGCCGGCCGCCGATCAGCACTGGCGGGGCAAGTTCTTCGGCCGGCAGGGCTGCACCGGCGATTCCGGCAGTTCGTTCCACTGCGCGATCGGCGACTGCGGGCCGGACGCCGGCGGGTGCGCCACCGGTGAGCAGCCGGCGAGCCTGGCCGAATTCAACTTCGACCCCCAGGACCAGCTGGCCCCCTGGTACGACGTGAGCTATGTGAACGCGGTGTCGCTGCCCATCACGATCGATCCCGCCGGCGGCGGCGCCCGCTCACCGAGCGCCGAATGCGAACCCGTCGGCTGCCCGGATCCGCTGCTGCAGTACTGCCCGCCGGAGAACCTGACCAAGGACGGCAGCGGCAAGCCGGTGCTGTGCACCAGCCCGAACCGCGACGCCAAGACCCCCTACAGCGACGCGATTTCCAGCCACTGCCCGAAGGCGTACGCATGGTCCAAACAGGACACCGAGGGAGGCAACCAGACCGTCCGGCAGTGCCGCGGATGCAGCGGCTTCACGGTGACCTTCCACCCCGGCGTCTGA
- a CDS encoding AraC family transcriptional regulator, whose translation MSNPRHYPEASTDIRDLAATTRVAAHWHDGHQVVYASSGVLAVHTATSRWITPAHRALWIPAGTVHSHRAYGVTRLHLFGIPKETSPLKLTEPTALTVTLLLRELLIAYTALGDERETPAGRRMRGVLFDQLAIAPERPVQVPAARDPRLAEVCRLLEEDPSDSRGLEALGRAVGTSGRTLTRLFRHDTGMTFPQWRTQLRLYHALRLLAEGRSVTSVAQLCGFATTSAFIDVFRRSLGHTPGSYLHNGPSRTVG comes from the coding sequence GTGTCGAATCCTCGCCACTACCCGGAGGCGTCCACCGACATCCGGGACCTGGCCGCCACCACGCGCGTCGCCGCGCACTGGCACGACGGGCACCAGGTCGTCTACGCCAGCAGCGGGGTGCTGGCCGTGCACACGGCGACGTCGCGGTGGATCACGCCGGCCCATCGCGCGCTGTGGATCCCGGCGGGCACCGTGCACTCGCACCGCGCGTACGGCGTGACCCGCTTGCACCTGTTCGGGATCCCGAAGGAGACCAGCCCGCTGAAGCTGACCGAGCCGACCGCGCTCACGGTCACGCTCCTGCTGCGGGAGCTGCTGATCGCCTACACCGCGCTCGGTGACGAGCGCGAGACGCCCGCCGGCCGGCGGATGCGGGGCGTGCTGTTCGACCAGCTCGCCATCGCCCCGGAGCGGCCGGTGCAGGTGCCGGCCGCGCGGGACCCGCGGCTGGCCGAGGTCTGCCGGCTGCTGGAGGAGGACCCGTCGGATTCCCGCGGCCTCGAAGCGCTGGGCCGCGCGGTCGGGACGAGCGGGCGGACCCTGACCCGGCTCTTCCGTCACGACACCGGGATGACGTTTCCGCAGTGGCGCACGCAGTTGCGGCTCTATCACGCGCTGCGGCTGCTCGCCGAAGGCCGGTCCGTCACGTCGGTGGCCCAGCTGTGCGGATTCGCCACCACCAGCGCGTTCATCGACGTCTTCCGGCGCTCCCTCGGCCACACCCCGGGCTCGTACCTCCACAATGGACCATCCCGAACCGTGGGATGA
- a CDS encoding Lrp/AsnC family transcriptional regulator, which yields MEKVRHQLNEADSRIAAAMLASPRASWRTVGRVLGLSERTVVRRAAPLFHDGTLRATAVRNPVWFPGLIPLALRIRCRPHRIRAIAATLARRPDTIWVDVLGGGDEICAILFLEGPDARTKLLLRDLPATPEVESWTSYVLLRVFPAAFDWSGGLLTEAELSGLRPPAPARPALLPVDHELIAALAEDGRASYTDLAHRAGTTPLTARRRLESLAGGVIRLATEVDLARLGIRAEALLWITAAPGGLEETGSRLSRHPQVRFAAATTGPANLLVAVAAADLDALYHFLNDTLGGLDRIATAEATPILTGVKRTGLVRPGSL from the coding sequence ATGGAGAAAGTGCGCCATCAGCTGAACGAGGCAGACAGCCGGATCGCCGCGGCGATGCTGGCCTCGCCGCGAGCTTCGTGGCGCACGGTCGGCCGGGTGCTCGGCCTCTCGGAGCGCACCGTGGTGCGTCGCGCGGCACCGCTGTTCCACGACGGGACGCTGCGGGCCACCGCCGTGCGCAATCCGGTGTGGTTTCCCGGCCTGATCCCGCTGGCCCTGCGGATCCGGTGCCGGCCCCACCGGATCCGCGCCATCGCCGCCACCCTGGCCCGCCGCCCGGACACCATCTGGGTCGACGTCCTCGGCGGCGGCGACGAGATCTGCGCCATCCTGTTCCTCGAAGGGCCGGACGCCCGCACCAAGCTGCTCCTGCGTGACCTCCCGGCGACGCCCGAGGTCGAATCGTGGACCTCGTACGTCCTCCTGCGGGTCTTCCCGGCCGCTTTCGACTGGAGCGGCGGCCTGCTGACGGAGGCCGAGCTGTCCGGCCTGCGTCCGCCGGCGCCCGCTCGTCCGGCGCTCCTGCCGGTCGACCACGAGCTGATCGCCGCACTGGCCGAGGACGGCCGGGCCTCCTACACCGACCTCGCCCACCGGGCCGGCACCACGCCGCTGACCGCCCGCCGCAGGCTGGAGTCGTTGGCGGGCGGCGTCATCCGGCTCGCCACCGAAGTCGATCTGGCCCGCCTCGGCATCCGCGCCGAGGCCCTCCTGTGGATCACGGCCGCTCCCGGCGGCCTGGAGGAGACCGGCAGCCGGCTCAGCCGCCACCCCCAGGTCCGCTTCGCCGCCGCGACCACCGGCCCGGCCAACCTCCTGGTGGCCGTCGCCGCGGCCGATCTCGACGCGCTGTACCACTTCCTGAACGACACCCTCGGCGGCCTGGACCGGATCGCGACGGCCGAGGCCACCCCCATCCTGACCGGGGTCAAGCGGACCGGCCTGGTCCGCCCGGGCAGCCTCTGA
- a CDS encoding MFS transporter gives MTTIRASTSPTTSRWPMIVVVAGHAIDDLYQGSVPAIVPFLVAERHYGYLAAAGITLAATLLSSVVQPLFGVLTDRRPMPWLVPAGMTVAGAGIGLSGLGDSYAFTWLAIALSGLGVAAYHPESARIARRIASKGHVGMSWFSLGGNVGFALGPILVTPVLQAGGLGASPFLLIPAVVGGLGTAALLRRLRGPQSAIHHHQASSEPLGRDNWRQFGLLTVVVVARSIVTFGMNTFLALWVTQRVGSATAGEAALVVLFGVGALSTLLGGVLAGRWGRTRTLRVSYAVSVPAVAAIALAPGYAVFPAVAIAALALYVPFSLHVTLGQDYLPNRIGTASGVTLGLAVSIGGLAAPAIGALANATTLQWALLSLVVMPVISFLASRGLADPAPAVSENVRS, from the coding sequence ATGACGACAATCCGTGCTTCGACCAGTCCCACTACCTCGCGGTGGCCGATGATCGTCGTGGTCGCCGGCCACGCGATCGACGATCTGTACCAGGGCTCCGTCCCGGCCATCGTCCCGTTCCTCGTGGCGGAGCGGCATTACGGCTACCTCGCCGCGGCCGGGATCACGCTCGCCGCGACCCTGCTGTCCTCGGTGGTGCAGCCGCTGTTCGGCGTGCTCACCGACCGGCGCCCGATGCCGTGGCTCGTCCCGGCCGGCATGACCGTCGCCGGGGCCGGCATCGGCCTGTCCGGCCTGGGGGACTCCTACGCGTTCACCTGGCTCGCGATCGCCCTGTCCGGCCTCGGCGTCGCCGCCTACCACCCCGAATCGGCCCGCATCGCCCGCCGGATCGCGAGCAAGGGCCACGTCGGGATGAGCTGGTTCTCCCTCGGCGGCAACGTCGGCTTCGCGCTCGGCCCGATCCTGGTCACCCCGGTCCTGCAGGCCGGTGGCCTCGGGGCGAGCCCGTTCCTGCTGATCCCGGCCGTCGTCGGCGGCCTTGGCACCGCCGCGTTGCTGCGCCGGCTGCGCGGCCCGCAGTCGGCCATCCACCACCACCAGGCGAGCTCCGAGCCGCTCGGCCGGGACAACTGGCGCCAGTTTGGCCTGCTGACGGTCGTGGTCGTCGCGCGCTCGATCGTGACGTTCGGGATGAACACCTTCCTCGCCCTCTGGGTGACGCAGCGGGTCGGCAGCGCGACCGCCGGCGAGGCCGCGCTGGTCGTGCTGTTCGGTGTCGGCGCGCTCAGCACCCTGCTCGGCGGCGTGCTGGCCGGGCGCTGGGGCCGGACCCGCACCCTGCGCGTCTCCTACGCGGTTTCGGTGCCCGCGGTCGCCGCGATCGCGCTCGCGCCGGGGTACGCGGTGTTCCCGGCGGTGGCGATCGCCGCGCTGGCGCTGTACGTGCCGTTCTCGCTGCACGTCACGCTCGGCCAGGACTACCTGCCGAACCGGATCGGCACCGCGAGCGGCGTCACCCTCGGCCTCGCGGTCAGCATCGGCGGCCTGGCCGCGCCCGCGATCGGCGCGCTTGCCAACGCGACCACCTTGCAGTGGGCGCTGCTGTCGCTTGTGGTCATGCCGGTCATCTCGTTCCTGGCCTCGCGCGGCCTGGCCGACCCGGCACCGGCGGTTTCCGAAAATGTCCGGTCCTGA
- a CDS encoding carboxylesterase/lipase family protein — translation MTGRIADTIHGKVNGVERGVEPGVEQSGVVSFRGIPYAASPVGGLRFAPPQPHPGWAGVREATRPGPAVPQAASRLERVMGPRVPDWNEDGCLTVNVHTPRPAFEGGPPRPVLIWWHGGGFTSGSGGWDWYDGARLAELGDLVVVTANYRVGPLGYLYLPEIGAANLGAQDQAAVLQWVQDNIASFGGDPRTVTVGGQSAGAFSALSLALDPHTAGLVTRVLLESGPFGLPPQDPGDAAETAAAYLRLLDIPADANALRALPVEQLLSAYGRLARPGQVAPPMYPVLGGPGMPRAWPQALADGALEGKALLMGTTRDEATAFFAFDPNVQGLTTARALDLLTGQLGERAHDVYRQHAARLPHATPAQVFTAIQTDELFRTDTLRIADHHAAGANTAYVYQFDYQPAEDEHALGATHCGELPFLFNAYDAYPNSPMLGVPTAADRVLGRTFATAVAEFVTTGSVRDWLPYAPATDTRIRHFG, via the coding sequence ATGACAGGCCGGATCGCGGACACGATTCACGGCAAGGTCAACGGCGTCGAGCGGGGTGTCGAGCCGGGTGTCGAGCAGAGCGGGGTGGTCTCCTTCCGCGGGATCCCCTATGCCGCGTCACCGGTCGGCGGGCTGCGTTTCGCGCCGCCGCAACCACATCCGGGTTGGGCCGGGGTACGGGAGGCGACCCGGCCCGGACCGGCCGTACCGCAGGCCGCCTCCCGGCTCGAACGCGTGATGGGGCCCCGCGTGCCGGACTGGAACGAGGACGGCTGCCTGACCGTCAACGTGCACACCCCGCGGCCCGCGTTCGAAGGCGGCCCGCCCCGCCCGGTCCTGATCTGGTGGCACGGCGGCGGTTTCACCAGCGGCTCCGGCGGATGGGACTGGTACGACGGGGCCCGGCTGGCCGAGCTGGGTGACCTGGTGGTGGTGACGGCGAACTACCGGGTCGGCCCGCTCGGTTACCTGTACCTGCCGGAAATCGGCGCCGCCAACCTCGGCGCGCAGGACCAGGCCGCGGTCCTGCAGTGGGTGCAGGACAACATCGCGTCGTTCGGCGGGGACCCGCGCACGGTGACCGTCGGCGGGCAGTCGGCCGGTGCGTTTTCGGCGCTGTCGCTGGCGCTTGATCCGCATACCGCGGGACTCGTCACCCGCGTCCTGCTGGAGAGCGGCCCCTTCGGCCTGCCGCCGCAGGATCCGGGGGACGCGGCCGAGACCGCCGCGGCCTACCTGCGGCTGCTGGACATTCCGGCCGACGCGAACGCGTTGCGCGCGCTGCCCGTCGAACAGTTGCTGTCCGCCTACGGCCGGCTCGCGCGTCCGGGCCAGGTCGCCCCGCCGATGTACCCGGTACTCGGCGGGCCCGGGATGCCCCGTGCTTGGCCGCAGGCCCTCGCCGACGGTGCCCTGGAAGGCAAAGCACTACTGATGGGCACCACCCGCGACGAGGCAACGGCCTTCTTCGCCTTCGACCCGAACGTCCAGGGCCTCACCACCGCCAGGGCACTCGACCTCCTGACCGGCCAGCTGGGCGAACGCGCCCACGACGTCTACCGGCAACACGCCGCCCGCCTCCCCCACGCGACACCGGCGCAGGTCTTCACCGCGATCCAGACCGACGAACTGTTCCGCACGGACACGCTGCGCATCGCCGACCACCACGCCGCCGGCGCGAACACGGCCTACGTCTACCAATTCGACTACCAGCCCGCCGAGGACGAGCACGCCTTGGGCGCCACCCACTGCGGCGAACTGCCGTTCCTCTTCAACGCCTACGACGCCTACCCGAACAGCCCGATGCTGGGTGTGCCCACCGCCGCCGACCGGGTTTTGGGCCGCACCTTCGCCACCGCGGTCGCCGAGTTCGTCACCACCGGCTCGGTGCGGGACTGGCTGCCCTACGCACCCGCGACGGACACCCGCATCCGGCACTTCGGCTGA
- a CDS encoding methyltransferase domain-containing protein: MSNAAHSYGQGHAESVVRSQQWRTVDNSAAYLRAELRPGLRVLDIGCGPGTITADLARLVAPGRVTGLDVAEDILGQARRHAAETGRDNIEFRLGDVAALEYPDATFDVVHAHQVLLHLRDPVGALREMLRVTKPGGVVAVRDTDYLGALWFPADPRLDRWRTVYRAVAHANGAEPDAGRRLLSWAHAAGATDVTPSASIWSHSTPAERAWWGGMWAERILDSRIAEQAVDGGHASTEDLHEISAGWRDWARHPDGFFAIPHGEILCRK; the protein is encoded by the coding sequence ATGAGCAACGCCGCCCATTCGTACGGCCAGGGCCACGCCGAGAGCGTGGTGCGCTCCCAGCAGTGGCGCACCGTCGACAACTCCGCCGCCTACCTGCGCGCGGAACTCCGCCCCGGCCTTCGGGTACTGGACATCGGCTGCGGCCCCGGCACCATCACCGCCGACCTGGCCCGGCTCGTGGCACCAGGCCGGGTCACCGGGCTCGACGTCGCCGAGGACATCCTCGGCCAGGCCCGCCGCCACGCCGCCGAAACGGGACGAGACAATATCGAATTCCGGCTCGGCGACGTCGCCGCCCTCGAATATCCCGACGCCACCTTCGACGTGGTGCACGCCCACCAGGTCCTGCTGCACCTGCGCGATCCCGTCGGCGCCCTGCGCGAAATGCTCCGGGTGACCAAACCCGGCGGGGTGGTCGCCGTCCGCGACACCGATTACCTCGGCGCCCTGTGGTTTCCCGCCGACCCGCGCCTGGACCGCTGGCGCACCGTCTACCGCGCGGTGGCGCACGCCAACGGCGCCGAACCCGACGCCGGCCGTCGCCTGCTGTCCTGGGCGCACGCCGCGGGCGCCACCGACGTCACCCCGAGCGCCTCCATCTGGAGCCACTCGACCCCCGCGGAACGCGCCTGGTGGGGCGGAATGTGGGCCGAACGGATCCTCGACTCCCGCATCGCCGAACAGGCCGTGGACGGCGGCCACGCCAGCACCGAAGACCTGCACGAGATCTCGGCCGGCTGGCGCGACTGGGCCCGGCACCCGGACGGCTTCTTCGCCATCCCGCACGGCGAGATCCTCTGTCGCAAGTAG
- a CDS encoding LLM class flavin-dependent oxidoreductase: protein MQIDLFNEIQNPRPWPEGHEQLRFAQAIEQAVLADELGYGCWWQVEHHGAAEFSLSSAPELMLAALSQRTSRIRLGHAAVLAPGRFNHPIRVAERAATLDHLSGGRVELGLTRSTIPEWRLFGVEPDDARAQTQQAFEMVPKMWTTDRFSCHSDAYQIDDVSISPKPLQRPHPPLWQAAASPKSFEDAGKRGVGVLGTTMWESLERAGRMVSLYREAAAQCTDPVGAFVNNQVGFFTFVHCADTDEEAMRNGAAAAAAWYTVTALTFFEAASEYVRTAQLQQRLAEAPDGGGLTGGFLRGEAADPPSEAALLIGRILQGEKVPDDEIFTVLSAQDSLIVGSPGTCLKKLRAYAGLGIDRMMCLQQIGGLAHDKVTRSIQLIGELIPDLDRG from the coding sequence ATGCAGATCGACCTGTTCAACGAGATCCAGAATCCCCGGCCGTGGCCGGAAGGCCATGAGCAGCTGCGGTTCGCGCAGGCGATCGAGCAGGCTGTGCTCGCGGACGAGCTGGGCTACGGGTGCTGGTGGCAGGTCGAGCACCACGGCGCCGCCGAGTTCAGCCTGTCTTCGGCGCCGGAGCTGATGCTCGCGGCGCTTTCCCAGCGCACCAGCCGGATCCGGCTCGGCCACGCCGCCGTCCTCGCGCCGGGCCGCTTCAACCACCCGATCCGCGTCGCCGAGCGCGCGGCGACGCTGGACCACCTCAGCGGGGGCCGGGTCGAGCTGGGGCTGACCCGTTCGACGATCCCGGAGTGGCGCCTGTTTGGCGTCGAGCCGGACGACGCTCGGGCCCAGACGCAGCAGGCGTTCGAGATGGTGCCGAAGATGTGGACCACGGACCGGTTCTCCTGCCACAGCGACGCCTACCAGATCGACGACGTGTCGATTTCGCCCAAACCGCTGCAACGGCCGCACCCGCCGCTGTGGCAGGCGGCGGCGAGCCCGAAGTCGTTCGAGGACGCGGGAAAACGCGGCGTCGGCGTACTGGGCACGACCATGTGGGAGTCGCTCGAACGCGCGGGCCGGATGGTCTCGCTCTACCGCGAGGCGGCCGCGCAGTGCACCGACCCGGTGGGCGCGTTCGTCAACAACCAGGTCGGGTTCTTCACCTTCGTGCACTGCGCGGACACCGACGAGGAAGCGATGCGCAACGGCGCCGCCGCGGCGGCCGCCTGGTACACGGTCACGGCCTTGACCTTCTTCGAGGCGGCCAGTGAGTACGTCCGCACGGCCCAGCTCCAGCAGCGACTGGCGGAAGCCCCCGACGGCGGCGGCCTCACCGGCGGCTTCCTCCGCGGCGAGGCGGCTGACCCGCCGAGCGAGGCCGCGTTGCTGATCGGCCGCATCCTGCAGGGCGAAAAGGTGCCGGACGACGAGATCTTCACCGTGCTCAGCGCGCAGGACTCGCTGATCGTCGGCAGTCCGGGCACCTGCCTCAAGAAGCTGCGGGCCTACGCCGGCCTCGGCATCGACCGGATGATGTGCCTGCAGCAGATCGGCGGCCTCGCCCACGACAAGGTCACCCGGAGCATCCAGCTGATCGGCGAGCTCATCCCCGACCTCGATCGCGGGTGA